The following coding sequences lie in one Saimiri boliviensis isolate mSaiBol1 chromosome 6, mSaiBol1.pri, whole genome shotgun sequence genomic window:
- the EPS8L2 gene encoding epidermal growth factor receptor kinase substrate 8-like protein 2, whose translation MSQSGSVSCCPGATNGSLGRSDGVAKMSPRDLFEQRKKYSNSNVIMHETSQYHVQHLATFIMDKSEAITSVDDAIRKLVQLSSKEKIWTQEMLLRVDGESLRLLDIESQEELENFPLPTVQHSQTVLNQLRYPSVLLLVCQDSEQSKPDIHFFHCDEVEAELVHEDIESALADCRLGKKMRPQTLKGHQEKIRQRQSILPPPQGPAPIPFQHRGGDSPQAKNRVGPQVPLSEPGFRHQESQEDEPRAVLAQKIEKETQILNCALDDIEWFVARLQKAAEAFKQLNQRKKGKKKGKKGPAEGVLTLRARPPSEGEFVDCFQKIKLAINLLAKLQKHIQNPSAAELVHFLFGPLDLIVNTCGGPDIARAVSCPLLSRDAVGFLRGHLVPKEMSLWESLGETWTRPRSEWPRELQVPLYVPKFHSGWETPVDVLQEAPWEVEGLVPAPVEEVHPVSRQSTRRNSQKHSLASEATAPGDALPPVGSPHAHRGCQPTPAMAKYVRILYDFTARNANELSVLKDEVLEVLEDGRQWWKLRSRSGQAGYVPCNILGEARPEDAGAPFEQTSQKYWGPASPTRKLPPSFPGNKDELMQHMDEVNDELIRKISHIKAQPQRHFRVERSQPVSQPLTYESGPDEVRAWLEAKAFSARIVENLGILTGPQLFSLNKEELKKVCGEEGARVYSQLTVQKAFLEEKQQSGSELEELMNKFQSMNQRRGEDS comes from the exons CACCTGGCCACATTCATCATGGACAAGAGCGAAGCCATCACGTCTGTGGATGACGCCATCCGGAAGCTGGTGCAGCTGAGCTCCAAGGAGAAGATCTGGACCCAGGAGATGCTGCTGCGGGTGGACGGCGAGTCCCTGCGGCTGCTGGACATCGAGTCTCAG gaggagctggagaactTCCCGCTGCCCACCGTGCAGCACAGCCAGACGGTGCTGAACCAGCTGCGCTACCCGTCCGTGCTGCTGCTGGTGTGCCAGGACTCAGAGCAGAGCAAGCCCGACATCCACTTCTTCCACTGCGACGAAGTGGAG GCAGAGCTGGTGCACGAGGACATCGAGAGCGCGCTGGCCGACTGCCGGCTGGGCAAGAAGATGCGGCCGCAGACCCTGAA GGGACACCAGGAGAAGATCCGGCAGCGGCAGTCCATCCTGCCACCTCCCCAGGGCCCGGCGCCCATCCCCTTTCAGCACCGCGGCGGGGACTCCCCACAGGCCAAGAACCGCGTGGGCCCACAGGTGCCGCTCAGCGAGCCAG GCTTCCGCCATCAGGAGTCGCAGGAGGACGAGCCGAGGGCCGTGCTGGCTCAGAAGATAGAGAAGGAGACG CAAATCCTCAACTGTGCCCTGGATGACATCGAGTGGTTTGTGGCCCGGCTGCAGAAGGCGGCGGAGGCCTTCAAGCAGCTGAACCAGcggaagaaggggaagaagaagggcAAGAAGGGACCGGCAG AGGGTGTCCTCACGCTGCGGGCACGGCCCCCCTCTGAGGGCGAGTTTGTGGACTGCTTCCAGAAAATCAAGCTGGCCATCAACCTGCTG GCGAAGCTGCAGAAGCACATTCAGAACCCCAGTGCCGCCGAGCTGGTGCACTTCCTCTTCGGGCCTCTGGACCtg ATCGTCAACACTTGTGGTGGCCCTGACATCGCACGCGCCGTCTCCTGCCCACTGCTCTCCCGAGATGCCGTGGGTTTCCTGCGCGGCCACCTGGTCCCCAAGGAGATGTCATTGTGGGAGTCGCTGGGAGAGACCTGGACACGGCCCCG CTCCGAGTGGCCACGGGAGCTGCAGGTGCCTCTGTATGTGCCCAAGTTCCACAGCGGCTGGGAGACCCCCGTGGATGTGCTGCAGGAGGCTCCCTGGGAGGTAGAGGGGCTGGTGCCTGCCCCTGTCGAGGAG GTGCATCCAGTGAGCCGACAGTCCACACGAAGAAACTCCCAGAAGCACAGTCTCGCTTCAGAGGCCACAGCCCCGGGGGATGCGCTACCACCAGTCGGCTCCCCACATGCTCACAG GGGCTGCCAGCCAACGCCGGCCATGGCCAAGTACGTCAGGATCCTGTACGACTTCACAGCACGAAACGCCAACGAGCTGTCGGTCCTCAAGGATGAGGTCCTAGAG GTGCTGGAGGACGGGCGGCAGTGGTGGAAGCTCCGCAGCCGCAGCGGCCAGGCGGGGTACGTGCCCTGCAACATCCTGGGCGAGGCGAGGCCGGAGGACGCCGGCGCCCCGTTCGAGCAG ACCAGCCAGAAGTACTGGGGTCCCGCCAGCCCGACCCGCAAGCTGCCCCCAAGCTTCCCGGGGAACAAAGACG AGCTGATGCAGCACATGGACGAGGTCAACGACGAACTCATCCGGAAAATCAGCCACATTAAGGCGCAGCCGCAGCGGCACTTCCGCGTGGAGCGCAGCCAGCCCGTGAGCCAGCCGCTCACCTACGAGTCGGGCCCGGACGAGGTCCGCGCCTGGCTGGAAGCCAAGGCCTTCAGCGCGCG GATCGTGGAGAACCTGGGCATCCTGACCGGGCCGCAGCTCTTCTCCCTCAACAAGGAGGAGCTCAAGAAGGTGTGCGGGGAGGAGGGCGCCCGCGTATACAGCCAGCTCACGGTGCAGAaggccttcctggaggag AAGCAGCAGAGCGGGTCTGAGCTGGAAGAACTCATGAACAAGTTTCAGTCCATGAATCAGAGGAGGGGGGAGGACAGCTAG